A segment of the Pedobacter faecalis genome:
GGATGGTCTCGGTGGCGGATTTTCGAAGGAAAAAAGCTCTATAACGTATTCGCCGTTCAGCGAAAGATCGAGTTTGTATGACTTACGTTCCACCCGATATGCTTCTGCCTGTATGTCGAAGCCGAGCTTATTTACGTAGAAGTCTTTAGACCGCTCATAATTTGAACAAATAATGGCAATATGATGGATACCTTTGAGCATATCGGGTTTTTTGTTTGGCAAATTTAACCGTAGATTTGCACTTTCATAAATAGAGCATGATTTATTTCTTTCTGAGTCAGTCCGACACCGTTTACGCTTTACAAACAGAACGGGAACTTACCTCCATTGATATCAACAAACTTGAATGGCTTTTTGGCGGAGCCAGTGTACAAAAGGAAAGCCAACTGGAGGGCTATTTTGTTGGCCCGAGAGCAGCAATGATCACCCCATGGAGCACGAATGCTGTGGAGATCACTCAGAACATGGATATCAGCGGAATTATCCGGATTGAGGAGTTTAAGAAAGTAGGCCAGGGCTTTGCGGATTTTGACCCTATGCTCTCACAGAAATATGAGGGACTGGATCAGGAGATCTATACCATTAATATACAACCTGAGCCTGTGATTGACATCACCGATATCGCGGCTTACAACAAGCAGGAAGGCCTCTCGCTGAGTGATGAGGAGGTGGAATACCTGAATGACCTCTCGGCACGTCTTGGGCGACCGCTGACTGACTCTGAGGTATTCGGATTCTCTCAGGTGAACTCTGAACACTGCCGCCATAAAATATTCAACGGCAGGTTTATCATTGACGGTGAAGAGAAGCCTGTTTCACTTTTCAAGCTCATCCGTAAAACTTCAGAGGAGAACCCGAACGATATCGTATCGGCTTATAAAGACAATGTGGCTTTTATTAAAGGCCCGGTAGTGCAGCAGTTTGCGCCCAGAAGGGCTGATGTGCCCGATTATTACGCGACAAGCGAATTTGAGTCGGTTATATCCATAAAGGCGGAAACGCACAACTTCCCAACTACGGTTGAGCCTTTTAACGGCGCGGCTACCGGATCGGGTGGTGAGATACGGGACAGGCTGGCCGGCGGGCAGGGTGCTTTACCTTTGGCCGGTACTGCGGTGTATATGACGGCGCTATCGAGGCTTAGCGACGATCGCCCTTGGGAGCGTGGCGTTGAAGAAAGACAGTGGCTGTATCAAACGCCAATGGATATTCTGATCAAGGCTTCAAATGGTGCTACCGACTTTGGAAATAAGTTCGGTCAGCCCCTGATTACGGGCTCGGTGCTGACTTTCGAACATGAGGAAGCTGGCCGTAAACTTGGCTATGATAAAGTAATTATGCTGGCTGGCGGCGTTGGATACGGCAAAGCAAGTCAGGCTAAAAAACATACGCCGGCACCGGGCGACAAAATTGTTGTGCTTGGCGGCGAAAACTACCGTATTGGTATGGGTGGCGCGGCGGTATCCTCTGCAGATACTGGCGAGCATGGAACCGGCATTGAGCTGAACGCTATACAGCGTTCGAACCCGGAAATGCAGAAACGTGCGGCCAATGCGGTTAGGGCTATGGTAGAAAGTGATAACAATACGATCGTTTCTATCCATGATCATGGTGCGGGTGGGCACTTAAACTGTCTTTCTGAACTGGTGGAAGAGACTGGCGGAAAGATTGATCTGGATAAGCTGCCGGTGGGCGACCCTACCCTTTCGGCTAAAGAGATCATCGGCAACGAATCTCAGGAGCGTATGGGACTGGTGATCAGCCAGGAGCATATAGACACGCTGCAAAAAATCGCCGACCGTGAGCGTGCCCCGATGTATACTGTGGGTACGGTTACGGGAGATCATCGTTTCACGTTTGAATCGGAAACCACTGGCGCGAAGCCAATGGATCTCGAATTAAAAGATATGTTTGGCAGCTCGCCTAAGTTTATCATGGACGACCGGAGAGTGGCTAGAACTTATGAGGGCCTGTCGTACGACGCAGAAAGATTCAACGAATACCTGGAGCAGGTGCTGCAACTTGAAGCTGTGGCATGTAAGGATTGGCTGACCAATAAGGTAGATCGTTGTGTGGGCGGCCGGGTGGCCAAACAGCAGTGCGCCGGTCCCTTGCAACTGCCGTTAAACAACTGCGGTGTAATGGCCCTGGATTTTAAAGGTAAAGAGGGTATTGCGACTTCAGTTGGCCATGCGCCTCTTTCAGCGCTGATCGATGCCGCAGCAGGAAGCCGAAACGCGGTGGCTGAATCTTTGTCTAACATTGTTTGGGCACCTTTGAAAGATGGCCTGAAAAGCGTATCGCTTTCGGCAAATTGGATGTGGGCTTGTAAAAACGAGGGCGAGGACGCACGCTTATATGATGCAGTGCAGGCTTGTTCTGACTTTGCAATTAGCCTGGGAATCAACATCCCTACCGGGAAGGATTCACTCTCAATGAAGCAGAAATACAAGAATGACGAGGTTATTGCACCAGGAACCGTAATCATTTCTGCCGGCGGAAATTGTAATGACATCACCAAGGTAGTGGAGCCGGTGTTCCAGAAAGAGGAAGGGTCGGTTTATTATATCAACCTTTCGTCTGACGACTACAAACTAGGCGGTTCTTCTTTTGCCCAGATTTTGAACAGGATTGGCAATGAAACGCCTGACGTAAAGGACGCGGCACAATTTAAACTGGCCTTCAATGCGATACAACAACTTATTAAAGGCGACTTCATACAGGCTGGTCACGATGTAGGCAGTGGTGGTCTGATCACTACCCTGCTGGAACTTTGCTTTGCCGACCGTGATCTGGGTGCTGATCTGGACCTTTCTGCGATTGGTGAGAAAGACCTGATCAAGCTGTTGTTTGCTGAGAACATAGGTATTGTTTTCCAGGCCGCATTGGGCAGGGAGACAGAAATTGAAGACACGTTAAATAATGAAGGCGTAAGCTTTTATAAACTAGGCAGGGTAAGCAACGAGCCGGTACTTAAGATCACTGCAGGTGCACATACGCTGAATCTGGATGTGGATCATCTGCGGGATGTGTGGTTTAAAACTTCATACCTGCTTGATCAAAAACAGAGCGGCCCAGTAAAAGCGAAAGAGCGTTTCGACAATTATAAACATCAGCCGCTTAAATATAGCTTCCCGGCACAGTTTGACGGTAAAAAACCAGTTATTGCTCAGGATGCTGTGCGACCTAAGGCGGCAATCATCCGCGAGAAAGGCAGCAACTCTGAGAGGGAGCTTGCTAACGCGATGTACCTGGCTGGCTTTGATGTAAAAGATGTGCATATGACCGACCTGATTTCAGGCAGGGAAACGCTGGAAGACATTCAGTTTATCGGTGCTGTTGGAGGTTTCTCCAACTCTGATGTACTTGGATCTGCGAAGGGCTGGGCTGGTGCGTTCCTGTATAATGAGAAGGCACGGATTGCACTGGAAAACTTCTTCAATCGCCCGGATACACTATCGGTTGGTATTTGTAATGGCTGTCAGTTGTTTATAGAACTTGGCCTGATCAACAAAAACCACTCGGAAAAACCAAAGATGCTGCACAATAAGAGTGGCAAACACGAAAGTATCTTTACTTCGCTTACAATTCAGGAAAACAGCTCTGTGATGCTGTCGACACTCGCCGGCAGTACATTAGGTGTTTGGGTGTCGCATGGAGAGGGAAGATTTGAGATGCCTTACCAGGAAGATCAATATTCCATTGTGGCCAAGTACGCTTACCAGAACTATCCGGCAAGTCCGAACGACTCTGACTTCAATACAGCGATGCTGTGTGATGAGACTGGCCGCCATCTGGTGATGATGCCGCACATTGAGCGTTCTATATTCCAGTGGCACTGGGCTAACTACCCTAAAGGCCGCAAAGATGAGGTATCACCGTGGATGGAAGCTTTTGTTAATGCACGCAAATGGATTGAAGCCCGACAGAAATAACCGGCGCTTATCTGTCGTTCTGAGCTATTCCGCTTAAGCGGATCTCCTCTTCGTCTATGGGAAAGACATACCGCTTATCGTTTGGTAATAAACGATAAGTGGTGTTATTCATGGTCCTGACCAAGGTTGTGGCAAAGCGCTCGTCGCGGTTCAGTCTCCTGAGATCGCTCCAGCGCAGGCATCTGAACACCAGCTCCTTTCTTCTCTCCTTAAGAATCAATGGCAAAACCGCATCATCTACCCGTATCTCCCTATGGGCACCGCGCCAGCGTGACTTTAACAGAAGGCTCAGGTCGGCAATGGCGTCTTTATATCTGCCTGCCCGAGCGTAACACTCGGAACGTATGAGATACATCTCGTCCGTAGCCAGGCCGCAGAACAGATTTTTATCTCCTGAATAGCTTCCCCTGAAGGTGAAACCGTTTCTGGCCGAGACAAAGAAGAGTGTACGCCGCAGATCCGCCTCCTCATACTGCGCAAATAAATCGGGGTCGACCAGCAGCCGGGACGCGTTGAATGCTCCGTAAGTAGTACTTGCGTGAAAGATCACCTCCTCGTTGAAGCGCGGCAAGGGATATGAACCGGCTTTTAAGGCAGCATAGTTAAGTAGGCCGTGCTGTATTTGCAATGCAGAGTCGGCATAGACGGCAGCCCGATCGTAGTCTTCCAAGCTCAGATACACCCTGGCCAGCAAGGCGTAAGCCGCCTGCTTTGATGGTCTGGTTTTAACCTTTGGGCTTGTGCCAAGATACGGAATGGCCTGTTTAAGATCACCGGTGATTTGATGGTAGGTTTGGCGGAGTGTCGACCGCCCGATATGTGCGTCAACATCAGCGCTGAGCCGCAAGGGCAGCCCCGGCTCGCGATCGGCTGTTTCATCGGTGTATCCCTTACAAAAAAGCTGTGAAAGGTTGTACAGACTGAACGATCGAAAGAACAAGGCGCTCCCGAATACATTCCTCCATTCGGGATCGGCAGCATGTCTGGCCTTGAGTTTTTGCAGCCCTTCGAGCACAATATTATGCGTAAGAATTTGCTTGTACGACGCAGCCCAGTCGGTATTTTGCTCACCGCCGTAGAACCGATCGGTGGACTCCCAGATATAGGCCGACCGCTCCTGGCGTGAAAACAAAGATTGCCAGGAATCGTATGAAATGTGGAAATCGCCCGAAGCCACTTCCCCTAAACCCGGCTGCGCGTTGTTCAGCAGCGTCACGTTGTCAAGCAAAGCCTGATAATCGGCCACTGTTCCGGGAACTGTCAGAAACTCATCTGGCTTCTCATTGAGCCAGTTGTTGCTGCACGACAACATGCAGGGGATAACCAGCATAATGAACCATAACTGTGCGCTGCGTGTAAACATATTATTTGATATTCGCCTTCAAACCAAGGGCAAAGGTTTGGGGCGTACGAAAAGTCCACTGATCGCCTCTGGTGGGAACGACATCCGGATCAAGGCCAAAGTTGTTCGCTTTCCATAGCAAGCCCAGATTATTTGCATGGACATATACGTGAAGCCTGGAAAAATACCTGGAAAGAAATGGATTTTTGATATCTACCCCTGCGATGATGTCTTGCAGCCGCAGGTGGTCGGCCCGCGCAACAGTAGTGGAAGAGCCGTTATAAAAGACGTCCCTGTACGCATCCCCATTGTACGTCCCCATAGACGGAACGTTTGTTATGCTTTCATCACCCGGCTGTTGCCAGCGTTTTACGAAATCCTTTGTCATGTTATAATTCATATCAAAATTATAGATATCAGAATAATGCACAGATGGCTTCCTGAAAAAATACCCTAGCTTATAGGTTAAATTTACGCTTAAGCTGAAGTTCCGA
Coding sequences within it:
- the gloA2 gene encoding SMU1112c/YaeR family gloxylase I-like metalloprotein; translation: MLKGIHHIAIICSNYERSKDFYVNKLGFDIQAEAYRVERKSYKLDLSLNGEYVIELFSFENPPPRPSRPEAAGLRHLAFKVDDLAAEITRLNALGIETEPVRVDEFTGKRFTFFSDPDGLPLELYES
- the purL gene encoding phosphoribosylformylglycinamidine synthase translates to MIYFFLSQSDTVYALQTERELTSIDINKLEWLFGGASVQKESQLEGYFVGPRAAMITPWSTNAVEITQNMDISGIIRIEEFKKVGQGFADFDPMLSQKYEGLDQEIYTINIQPEPVIDITDIAAYNKQEGLSLSDEEVEYLNDLSARLGRPLTDSEVFGFSQVNSEHCRHKIFNGRFIIDGEEKPVSLFKLIRKTSEENPNDIVSAYKDNVAFIKGPVVQQFAPRRADVPDYYATSEFESVISIKAETHNFPTTVEPFNGAATGSGGEIRDRLAGGQGALPLAGTAVYMTALSRLSDDRPWERGVEERQWLYQTPMDILIKASNGATDFGNKFGQPLITGSVLTFEHEEAGRKLGYDKVIMLAGGVGYGKASQAKKHTPAPGDKIVVLGGENYRIGMGGAAVSSADTGEHGTGIELNAIQRSNPEMQKRAANAVRAMVESDNNTIVSIHDHGAGGHLNCLSELVEETGGKIDLDKLPVGDPTLSAKEIIGNESQERMGLVISQEHIDTLQKIADRERAPMYTVGTVTGDHRFTFESETTGAKPMDLELKDMFGSSPKFIMDDRRVARTYEGLSYDAERFNEYLEQVLQLEAVACKDWLTNKVDRCVGGRVAKQQCAGPLQLPLNNCGVMALDFKGKEGIATSVGHAPLSALIDAAAGSRNAVAESLSNIVWAPLKDGLKSVSLSANWMWACKNEGEDARLYDAVQACSDFAISLGINIPTGKDSLSMKQKYKNDEVIAPGTVIISAGGNCNDITKVVEPVFQKEEGSVYYINLSSDDYKLGGSSFAQILNRIGNETPDVKDAAQFKLAFNAIQQLIKGDFIQAGHDVGSGGLITTLLELCFADRDLGADLDLSAIGEKDLIKLLFAENIGIVFQAALGRETEIEDTLNNEGVSFYKLGRVSNEPVLKITAGAHTLNLDVDHLRDVWFKTSYLLDQKQSGPVKAKERFDNYKHQPLKYSFPAQFDGKKPVIAQDAVRPKAAIIREKGSNSERELANAMYLAGFDVKDVHMTDLISGRETLEDIQFIGAVGGFSNSDVLGSAKGWAGAFLYNEKARIALENFFNRPDTLSVGICNGCQLFIELGLINKNHSEKPKMLHNKSGKHESIFTSLTIQENSSVMLSTLAGSTLGVWVSHGEGRFEMPYQEDQYSIVAKYAYQNYPASPNDSDFNTAMLCDETGRHLVMMPHIERSIFQWHWANYPKGRKDEVSPWMEAFVNARKWIEARQK
- a CDS encoding RagB/SusD family nutrient uptake outer membrane protein, whose protein sequence is MFTRSAQLWFIMLVIPCMLSCSNNWLNEKPDEFLTVPGTVADYQALLDNVTLLNNAQPGLGEVASGDFHISYDSWQSLFSRQERSAYIWESTDRFYGGEQNTDWAASYKQILTHNIVLEGLQKLKARHAADPEWRNVFGSALFFRSFSLYNLSQLFCKGYTDETADREPGLPLRLSADVDAHIGRSTLRQTYHQITGDLKQAIPYLGTSPKVKTRPSKQAAYALLARVYLSLEDYDRAAVYADSALQIQHGLLNYAALKAGSYPLPRFNEEVIFHASTTYGAFNASRLLVDPDLFAQYEEADLRRTLFFVSARNGFTFRGSYSGDKNLFCGLATDEMYLIRSECYARAGRYKDAIADLSLLLKSRWRGAHREIRVDDAVLPLILKERRKELVFRCLRWSDLRRLNRDERFATTLVRTMNNTTYRLLPNDKRYVFPIDEEEIRLSGIAQNDR